In Cutaneotrichosporon cavernicola HIS019 DNA, chromosome: 1, one DNA window encodes the following:
- a CDS encoding uncharacterized protein (Polysaccharide deacetylase), which yields MLFSLLSLSLPLAAASALPTFQHRDTPFAALFKRDGAIPDPNSPDFASHYPTNWKTPDPSTLPKAWLDKLNSTQLPSNNPVATASGSSGSAYNGINNGGNNPDVCSFTWGCIAPSDYFEAPNGTWLLNFDDGPTDASPRLYDFLRSNQIEKNATHFMIGSNIQTAPKTMQEAFTQGGHIAVHTWAHPMMTTLTNEQVVGELGWTMQIISDLTGGRIPAFWRPPYGDVDNRVRTIAKQVFGLETVVWNKDTNDWKIPTDGTTVDSVTAVMTGFITGPKSPGIVPLEHELNNDTVQVFINSYPLMKENGWTVLTAPEAYGLLWYQNAKGNDGPVASAMSVGEVQTAMGTNASWANPTSALPSSSVVPEATANATVSSSADEAKKTANTQQGNKNSSAVRIGVSFFSAAILIPALALLL from the exons ATgctcttctccctccttTCCCTTTCGCTTccgctcgccgcggcgtccGCCCTCCCGACTTTCCAGCACCGTGATACGCCTTTTGCGGCGCTGTTCAAGCGTGACGGCGCCATTCCAGACCCAAACTCGCCTG acTTTGCGAGCCACTACCCGACCAACTGGAAGACGCCCGACCCCAGCACTCTCCCAAAGGCATGGCTTGACAAGCTCAACTCGACCCAGCTTCCCTCCAACAACCCCGTCGCGACCGCCTCTGGATCCAGCGGGTCAGCGTACAACGGCATTAACAATGGTGGAAATAACCCCGACGTCTGCTCGTTTACATGGGGTTGCATCGCCCCCAGCGACTACTTTGAAGCTCCCAACGGCACTTGGCTCCTCAACTTTGACGATGGACCCACGGACGCTTCGCCCAGGCTGTACGACTTTTTGCGCAGCAATCAGATCGAGAAGAATGCCACCCACTTCATGATTGGGTCCAACATCCAGACCGCGCCCAAGACGATGCAAGAGGCGTTCACCCAGGGTGGCCACATTGCCGTACACACTTGGGCGCACccgatgatgacgacgctTACCAACGAACaagtcgtcggcgagcttgggTGGACGATGCAGATCATTTCCGATCTCACTGGCGGTCGTATTCCGGCTTTCTGGCGCCCACCATATGGCGATGTCGATAACCGTGTTCGCACAATTGCCAAGCAGGTTTTCGGATTGGAGACAGTCGTGTGGAACAAGGACACGAATGATTGGAAGATTCCCACGGACGGCACAACTGTCGACAGCGTCACGGCCGTCATGACTGGTTTCATCACCGGTCCCAAGAGCCCAGGTATCGTGCCCCTCGAACACGAACTTAACAACGACACCGTCCAGGTCTTCATCAACTCGTACCCGCTCATGAAGGAGAATGGATGGACTGTTTTGACCGCCCCCGAAGCATACGGCCTTCTGTGGTACCAGAACGCCAAGGGTAACGACGGGCCTGTTGCCTCCGCCATGAGTGTCGGTGAGGTCCAGACCGCCATGGGAACCAACGCTTCGTGGGCCAACCCCACCTCGGCTCTCCCTTCTTCCAGCGTTGTCCCTGAGGCGACTGCCAACGCGACCGTCTCTTCCAGCGCtgacgaggccaagaagaccGCCAACACTCAGCAGGGCAACAAGAACAGCTCTGCTGTTCGCATCGGcgtctccttcttctccgctgccatcctcatccccgcccttgctctcctcctctaG